Proteins from one Deltaproteobacteria bacterium genomic window:
- a CDS encoding ABC transporter substrate-binding protein, giving the protein MIRLSEPTHREAIIMTYRRVALILALVICASAVFAQDKPSAPRKLESVTLGLSARYVLNLPIYMAQKHGIFESEGFDFKLITLKTSTAIAALVSGDLDYITALVSGLGAAVGGAPLVGTYLANDKPLLYLISRTDIKDAKALRGGIIGHGGTRGSHYHATVAMVKHLGIDPDKDVQLISTIDVTQGLQTLFSGRIAAATLSPPYDSMAVAKGYHRLVLGPEILPRFIESGLVVRRAKLRDNPEQVKRMTRALVRGLKYSMDHPAESVALIQKEWNLDRETAQAAYDAMMPTYNQRGEASDELIMAAIKRAQQDAKITSNFAPKDFVDWSVVRVVQKELKR; this is encoded by the coding sequence ATGATCCGCCTGTCCGAACCCACTCACCGAGAGGCCATAATCATGACCTATAGACGGGTCGCATTGATTCTCGCGTTGGTTATTTGCGCGAGCGCGGTCTTCGCCCAGGACAAGCCCAGCGCGCCGCGCAAACTGGAGTCCGTTACCCTCGGTCTCTCCGCCCGCTACGTGCTCAACCTGCCCATCTACATGGCGCAGAAACATGGCATCTTCGAAAGCGAGGGCTTCGACTTCAAGTTAATTACATTGAAAACCAGCACAGCCATCGCTGCGCTCGTTTCCGGCGACTTGGATTACATCACGGCGCTAGTTTCTGGCCTGGGTGCGGCCGTCGGCGGCGCGCCGCTGGTGGGGACCTATCTGGCGAACGACAAGCCACTGCTCTATTTGATCAGCCGCACCGATATCAAGGACGCCAAGGCGCTGCGCGGCGGCATCATCGGCCACGGCGGCACCCGCGGTAGCCACTACCATGCCACGGTGGCCATGGTGAAACACCTCGGCATCGATCCCGACAAGGATGTGCAACTAATCTCGACGATAGACGTCACGCAGGGCTTGCAGACGCTTTTTTCCGGACGCATCGCCGCCGCGACCCTGTCGCCACCCTACGACTCGATGGCGGTCGCCAAAGGCTACCACCGTTTGGTGTTGGGACCGGAAATATTGCCAAGGTTCATCGAGTCAGGCCTCGTCGTCCGGCGCGCCAAACTGCGCGACAATCCCGAGCAGGTAAAACGGATGACTCGCGCGTTAGTCCGCGGCCTGAAATATTCCATGGACCACCCGGCGGAATCCGTGGCACTGATCCAAAAAGAGTGGAATCTTGACCGCGAAACCGCTCAAGCAGCCTACGACGCCATGATGCCGACCTACAATCAAAGAGGCGAAGCAAGCGACGAATTGATCATGGCCGCAATCAAACGCGCCCAGCAGGACGCCAAAATCACCTCCAACTTCGCGCCGAAAGATTTCGTCGATTGGAGTGTTGTACGGGTTGTACAGAAGGAACTGAAACGCTGA
- a CDS encoding amidohydrolase — MKTRRPMTGRFCLRSATDRHWKRSDSITKKEDKISRTARSSKTKFFSGLRVLRAFVVNKNVSFYANITLFRETTMPRQIQMISGDSHLDFSPERWTHHVPAKWRDRAPRRIKLANGDDAFIVENSRPHSPSLQITGTGTNYEKHDVRGIAYEGPGTGLPAQRLKEQDQDGVDAEILYTHPSYLLSWRGITDNEPYVAMIHAYNQWLIEEYCSFAPDRLIGTGIVPDTNLADAVAELKYCAKAGYKAVCLYKFPSGKGYPVPEDDQFWQTAVDLGMPITAHTNGGTTRFMREGPVYHYSKTPERVIPGRDPISLLFRFSNDNPIAPLQLAFAGLFDRFPKLQIYWSETQAGWLAYGLAQIDDNYVRNRFWAERDWGVKPLKEKPSYYLKENSLWGFMKDPVGVRMRHDVGVKALIWGSDFAHATGDWPESRGMIDQTFAGVPADERYAMLAGNAIRFFKLKDTVPELSDLSRAA, encoded by the coding sequence ATGAAAACGCGGCGACCCATGACCGGGCGATTTTGTTTACGGTCAGCGACCGACCGACACTGGAAGCGCTCGGACTCTATTACGAAGAAGGAAGATAAAATCTCTCGAACAGCAAGAAGTTCGAAAACTAAGTTTTTCTCCGGACTTCGTGTGCTTCGTGCCTTCGTGGTCAATAAAAACGTCTCATTTTACGCTAACATCACACTTTTTAGGGAGACCACCATGCCACGCCAAATCCAAATGATCTCTGGCGATTCTCATCTCGATTTTTCGCCCGAGCGCTGGACCCATCATGTGCCCGCGAAATGGCGCGATCGCGCGCCGCGGCGCATCAAGCTCGCCAACGGCGATGATGCTTTTATCGTCGAGAACAGCCGGCCCCATTCGCCGAGCTTGCAGATCACTGGCACCGGCACTAACTATGAGAAACATGACGTCAGAGGCATCGCCTACGAAGGCCCCGGCACAGGGTTGCCGGCGCAACGACTCAAAGAACAAGATCAAGACGGCGTCGATGCGGAGATCTTATACACGCACCCGAGCTACCTGCTCTCCTGGCGCGGCATCACCGACAACGAACCCTACGTCGCTATGATTCACGCCTACAACCAATGGCTCATCGAAGAATATTGCTCCTTCGCACCGGATCGGTTGATCGGCACCGGCATCGTTCCCGATACGAATCTGGCCGACGCCGTCGCCGAACTCAAGTACTGCGCCAAAGCCGGCTACAAAGCGGTTTGCTTGTATAAATTTCCCAGCGGCAAAGGTTATCCGGTTCCAGAGGACGATCAGTTCTGGCAAACCGCGGTGGATTTGGGCATGCCCATCACCGCGCACACCAACGGCGGTACCACCCGCTTCATGCGCGAAGGGCCGGTTTATCACTACAGCAAAACGCCGGAGCGCGTAATTCCCGGACGCGATCCGATCAGTTTGCTGTTTCGCTTCTCCAACGACAATCCGATCGCGCCGTTGCAGCTCGCTTTCGCTGGACTATTCGATCGTTTTCCTAAGCTGCAAATCTACTGGTCAGAAACCCAAGCCGGTTGGCTCGCCTACGGCTTGGCGCAAATCGATGACAACTACGTGCGCAATCGTTTTTGGGCCGAAAGAGATTGGGGCGTGAAACCGCTCAAAGAAAAGCCCAGCTACTATCTCAAAGAAAATAGTCTATGGGGCTTCATGAAAGACCCGGTGGGCGTGCGTATGCGCCACGACGTCGGCGTCAAAGCGCTGATCTGGGGCAGCGACTTCGCCCACGCCACCGGCGATTGGCCGGAATCGCGCGGCATGATCGACCAGACTTTCGCCGGTGTGCCAGCCGATGAGCGCTACGCCATGTTGGCCGGCAATGCGATCCGGTTTTTCAAATTGAAGGACACGGTACCGGAGCTGAGCGATTTGAGTCGGGCGGCGTAG
- a CDS encoding cupin domain-containing protein yields MPKRSCWSTWPRKCGGHCSFRSWRPAGRPDDFLPEFFLASQKLKVLKDRSERRLFMADEKFPHLTALHEKYERMGLRGLWQRDARTASAPEARIWRWADMWPLLQETRRDVRLPEDTDQRVIGLDVPGLSTGSVFVSYQMINPGEKIPSHRHTPAQMRFIVKGSGAYTTSQGEAMFMEAGDLLVQPNWSWHGTTDPGNESVFWIDIQDRHLVNYLGAFRRDLWPNDEVEPTVHPENYYAQQTGLIRPTSRSNKDAVLPPIHYKWRDMIKVIDEVTETAELSPYDGRMFEYRHPSTGGHTLPTLSAQLQLLPPRAQTKEHRHTGMAMYLVVKGAGATIVNGKQIEWREHDCFLLPPWQWHAHENAATHDRAILFTVSDRPTLEALGLYYEEGR; encoded by the coding sequence ATGCCAAAGCGAAGCTGTTGGTCGACGTGGCCAAGGAAGTGCGGCGGACATTGTAGTTTTCGATCTTGGCGACCAGCCGGTCGCCCCGACGATTTTCTGCCTGAATTTTTCCTTGCATCGCAAAAGCTGAAAGTACTAAAAGATCGGTCAGAGCGGAGGCTGTTCATGGCCGACGAAAAATTTCCTCACCTCACGGCCCTGCACGAAAAGTACGAGCGCATGGGTTTGCGCGGCCTGTGGCAGCGCGACGCGCGCACAGCGTCTGCGCCCGAGGCGCGCATTTGGCGCTGGGCTGACATGTGGCCGCTGCTACAAGAAACCCGGCGCGATGTGCGATTGCCCGAAGACACCGATCAGCGCGTCATCGGTCTTGACGTGCCCGGGTTATCGACCGGCTCGGTTTTTGTTTCGTATCAGATGATCAACCCTGGCGAAAAGATTCCCTCACACCGGCACACGCCGGCGCAGATGCGCTTCATCGTCAAAGGCAGCGGCGCCTACACGACCTCGCAGGGCGAAGCGATGTTCATGGAAGCGGGCGACTTGCTCGTGCAACCCAATTGGAGCTGGCACGGCACCACCGATCCGGGCAACGAGTCGGTGTTTTGGATCGACATTCAAGACCGCCATCTGGTGAACTACCTCGGCGCCTTTCGCCGCGATCTTTGGCCCAACGATGAAGTCGAGCCGACGGTGCATCCGGAAAATTATTATGCGCAGCAAACCGGCTTGATCCGTCCAACCAGTCGGTCAAACAAGGACGCCGTGTTGCCGCCGATCCATTACAAATGGCGCGACATGATCAAAGTGATCGACGAGGTCACGGAAACCGCCGAGCTGAGCCCCTATGACGGCCGCATGTTCGAGTACCGCCACCCCAGCACCGGCGGCCACACCCTGCCGACGCTGAGCGCGCAGCTGCAGCTTTTGCCGCCGCGCGCGCAGACAAAAGAGCACCGCCACACGGGAATGGCAATGTACCTGGTCGTCAAAGGCGCAGGCGCGACGATCGTGAACGGCAAGCAGATCGAATGGCGCGAGCACGATTGTTTCTTGCTGCCGCCTTGGCAATGGCACGCGCATGAAAACGCGGCGACCCATGACCGGGCGATTTTGTTTACGGTCAGCGACCGACCGACACTGGAAGCGCTCGGACTCTATTACGAAGAAGGAAGATAA
- a CDS encoding 5-methyltetrahydropteroyltriglutamate--homocysteine methyltransferase translates to MNLPPIAATTIGSFPRPPWLAQNDRSRAVFRLEGADLKQAQDDATALSIHTQDRIGLDLLSDGEQRRTGFINHILSAFEGVDLEHEAVKTIYRRREQPRPVPRIVGKIKRRVPAVVEDVKFAKAQTDKPIKMDVPGPMTIVDSTLDEFYKDEAAMAMDAAAALNAELRDLQAAGCDVIEIDEPAMTRYHEKVFEYGAEALDRCLEGIAVPTVVHLCYGYPGGNPNRQHEYTYPELLEALMKTKIGGFGVEFCRSAYDPSVLSIAKGRIVMFGCVDPSDTPVPPVAQVAERVRTALKYVEPKNLWLAPDCGLMTITRELANAKAKLLVDVAKEVRRTL, encoded by the coding sequence GGTTTTTCGTCTCGAAGGCGCCGATCTCAAGCAAGCGCAAGACGACGCCACCGCTCTGAGCATTCACACGCAAGATCGCATCGGCCTCGATCTGCTCTCCGACGGTGAGCAGCGCCGCACAGGGTTTATCAATCATATTCTTTCTGCCTTCGAAGGCGTCGATCTCGAACATGAAGCCGTCAAGACAATTTATCGGCGGCGCGAGCAGCCGCGGCCGGTGCCGCGTATTGTCGGTAAGATCAAGCGGCGCGTGCCGGCCGTTGTCGAAGACGTGAAGTTTGCCAAGGCGCAGACCGACAAGCCGATCAAGATGGACGTGCCGGGACCGATGACGATCGTCGACAGCACCTTGGATGAATTCTACAAAGACGAAGCGGCCATGGCGATGGACGCGGCGGCGGCGTTGAATGCCGAGCTGCGCGACTTGCAAGCCGCCGGCTGCGACGTCATCGAGATCGACGAGCCGGCGATGACCCGCTATCACGAGAAAGTTTTCGAGTACGGCGCCGAAGCGCTCGATCGTTGTCTGGAAGGCATCGCCGTGCCGACGGTTGTCCATCTCTGCTACGGCTACCCCGGCGGCAATCCGAACCGCCAGCACGAGTACACCTATCCGGAACTGCTCGAAGCGTTGATGAAAACCAAAATCGGCGGCTTCGGTGTCGAGTTCTGCCGCAGCGCCTACGATCCCTCGGTGCTTTCCATCGCCAAGGGGCGCATCGTCATGTTCGGCTGCGTCGACCCGAGCGACACGCCGGTGCCGCCGGTGGCGCAAGTGGCCGAACGCGTGCGCACGGCGTTGAAATATGTCGAGCCGAAGAACCTCTGGCTCGCGCCGGATTGTGGTTTGATGACGATCACGCGCGAGCTAGCGAATGCCAAAGCGAAGCTGTTGGTCGACGTGGCCAAGGAAGTGCGGCGGACATTGTAG
- a CDS encoding ABC transporter substrate-binding protein, whose product MAAVNAKEISRYRDDRLIALLRPGACLALLLVLFVLPSFAQAPRKPESVTLGLSAKHVLNMPIYLAQRHGIFDSEGFDYKPITTKTNTAIAALVSGDLDYITAFNSGLGAAIGGAPLVAAYVSTDKPLLYLITRPDIKDARTLRGGIIGHGGTRGSHYHATVAMVKHLGLDADKDVQLISTIDVTQGMTALLSGIVAGATLSPPYDSIAVRKGYNRLVLGPEVLPRFAENGLVMRRAKLRDNADQVRRFLRAMIRGLNYAIDRPTDAVALIQKDWNLDRETAQTAYDASISTYNLRGEAGDEIVMAAIKRAQQDAKITQSSFAPRDFVDWNIVRGLQRDLKR is encoded by the coding sequence ATGGCCGCAGTAAACGCGAAAGAAATATCGCGATACAGGGACGACCGGTTGATCGCACTTCTTCGACCCGGTGCCTGCCTGGCCCTCCTACTCGTGTTGTTTGTGCTGCCCTCATTCGCCCAAGCCCCACGCAAGCCTGAATCCGTGACCCTCGGTCTCTCCGCCAAACATGTGCTGAACATGCCGATCTATCTAGCGCAGCGCCACGGCATTTTCGATAGCGAGGGATTCGACTACAAACCGATTACGACAAAGACAAATACGGCCATTGCAGCCCTGGTTTCCGGCGATCTCGACTACATAACCGCATTCAATTCAGGGTTAGGCGCCGCCATCGGTGGGGCGCCGCTAGTTGCGGCTTATGTCTCCACCGACAAACCGCTGCTCTACCTGATCACCCGCCCGGACATCAAAGACGCTAGAACACTGCGCGGCGGCATCATCGGCCACGGCGGCACGCGCGGCTCGCACTACCATGCGACGGTTGCCATGGTGAAACATTTGGGATTGGACGCAGACAAAGACGTGCAGCTGATCTCGACGATCGACGTGACCCAGGGCATGACGGCGCTGCTCTCCGGCATTGTTGCTGGCGCGACGCTGTCGCCGCCCTACGATTCCATCGCCGTGCGCAAAGGCTATAACCGGTTGGTCCTCGGCCCGGAGGTCCTGCCGCGCTTTGCGGAGAACGGCTTGGTCATGCGCCGCGCCAAGCTGCGCGACAATGCCGACCAGGTGCGGCGCTTCCTGCGCGCGATGATTCGCGGCCTGAACTATGCGATCGATCGGCCCACCGACGCCGTCGCGTTGATTCAAAAAGACTGGAACCTCGATAGAGAAACCGCGCAGACCGCCTATGACGCCTCGATCTCGACGTACAACCTGCGCGGCGAGGCCGGCGACGAAATCGTCATGGCCGCCATCAAGCGCGCGCAACAGGACGCTAAGATTACCCAATCAAGTTTCGCGCCGAGAGATTTTGTCGATTGGAACATCGTGCGCGGACTGCAGCGCGATTTGAAGCGTTGA
- a CDS encoding ABC transporter substrate-binding protein has product MAVCKGIVALSQFEVACSIRRNRWPHTAKKRFLGGSRNDHEEHNLVNKYVATFLLIAMVAVPCEARKVSVGVPVLDVTMSPFFIAQERGYFQKEGLEVDLVLMRGGVSNQALIAGGVDFSAVPTAGLQAALQGAPLKVIFAAFNKPMFWLYSRPEIRSLKDLTGKKVAVSSLGAAGDAALREWFKKNGMDENRDVAILAIGTTGTRLSALASGTVDAAMMTFPHNLTAAESGLRELVSFINSDIVQLQGSVVARDALLSSDPALVEKFMRATVKGFLFHVGNRSGTVAVLRKSLKIDENAAAKVYDLIRPAITPDGVLNEDLQKRFLAPLLERVGRKDTPPLNRFYDFSAARKIHADLKAEGWRP; this is encoded by the coding sequence ATGGCCGTGTGCAAGGGAATTGTTGCCTTGAGCCAGTTCGAGGTCGCGTGTAGTATTCGGCGCAATCGATGGCCGCACACGGCGAAGAAGAGATTTCTCGGCGGATCTCGAAATGACCATGAGGAGCATAACCTGGTGAACAAGTATGTCGCAACGTTTTTGCTAATAGCTATGGTGGCAGTCCCCTGCGAAGCGCGCAAAGTCAGCGTCGGCGTGCCGGTGCTCGACGTGACCATGAGCCCGTTCTTTATTGCGCAGGAGCGCGGCTATTTTCAAAAAGAAGGCTTGGAAGTCGATCTCGTGCTCATGCGCGGCGGCGTCAGCAATCAGGCGCTGATCGCCGGTGGGGTGGATTTCTCGGCGGTGCCGACCGCCGGTTTGCAGGCGGCGCTGCAAGGCGCGCCGCTGAAAGTTATCTTTGCGGCGTTTAACAAGCCGATGTTCTGGCTCTACTCGCGCCCCGAGATTCGCTCGCTCAAAGATCTCACCGGCAAAAAAGTGGCGGTGTCGAGCCTCGGCGCGGCGGGCGATGCGGCGCTGCGCGAATGGTTCAAGAAAAATGGCATGGACGAAAACCGCGACGTGGCGATCCTGGCGATCGGCACCACCGGCACGCGTCTCAGCGCGCTGGCGAGCGGCACGGTGGACGCGGCGATGATGACGTTCCCGCACAACCTGACGGCGGCGGAGTCCGGCCTGCGCGAGCTGGTTTCGTTTATTAACTCGGACATCGTTCAGCTCCAGGGTTCCGTCGTGGCGCGCGACGCTCTACTTTCGAGCGATCCCGCGCTGGTCGAAAAGTTCATGCGCGCGACGGTGAAAGGGTTTCTATTTCATGTCGGCAATCGCAGCGGCACGGTTGCCGTGCTGCGCAAAAGTTTAAAGATCGACGAAAATGCCGCGGCCAAGGTTTACGATTTGATCAGGCCGGCGATTACGCCGGACGGCGTGCTCAATGAAGATTTGCAAAAGCGCTTTCTCGCTCCGCTACTGGAACGGGTGGGGCGGAAGGACACGCCGCCGCTCAATCGCTTTTATGATTTCTCGGCGGCGCGGAAAATTCATGCCGACTTGAAGGCCGAGGGGTGGAGGCCATAA